Within Prunus dulcis unplaced genomic scaffold, ALMONDv2, whole genome shotgun sequence, the genomic segment GTCTGTGGGGGGGCTGACGTGGATGGCGGCATAGGGGCTGACGTGGCGATCACGGCCCCAGTGGTTGTTGTCAGTGAAGCCATGCCCATGGCAGAAGGTTCCAAGAGTATCTTAATCTCCTTATTAAGATTAGAACTTAATGACAGATAGTCGTCCAATTCTTGACCTGAACTTGACACGAACATCAATTTAGTACTATCCACAATATTCGTTATTAATTGTTGACGAGTGTTTTGTCTAATCTCAGTAATGCTAGGATTAGGAGTGTCAATGTCAACTGAAGAGCGCAGGATGACATTCATCTTAAATTTCTGATTGGGTGCACGTCTGTGACTCTCTGGAGGAAAGTTTACACCTGCTGC encodes:
- the LOC117613002 gene encoding putative protein TPRXL, giving the protein MREHVTSSAAAAGVNFPPESHRRAPNQKFKMNVILRSSVDIDTPNPSITEIRQNTRQQLITNIVDSTKLMFVSSSGQELDDYLSLSSNLNKEIKILLEPSAMGMASLTTTTGAVIATSAPMPPSTSAPPQTSASAAGGESRRVNPSMRHTVGSKSAAPDPASRSAPDDEHIESDASASLPSTSSSSEYVLSPSASSSSSEYGLSSPSIEGSAPGTRYSLRPRR